A window of Panthera tigris isolate Pti1 chromosome A3, P.tigris_Pti1_mat1.1, whole genome shotgun sequence genomic DNA:
CGGTGAAAGACAACCTGCCCTCTAGCGCTAGGCCCGCCCCCTCCGTGGCTTGGCTTCCGGGTCGGAATGAGGCGCCCTTCTATTGGCTGTTGTTCTCTGGCGTCACTAGGCAGCGCCGGCTTGTGCAAAAGTCTTAGTGAAGCAGCCTGGCCTGTTGCCCCCGCAGTTCCCCGCCGGTCGCTGTTTCCGAAACGCGCTGCAGGTGTCTAGGCGCCCGCTGACCTCGGCCCCCAGCTCGGTGAGCCCTAGCCCGACAGCTCAGGGAGCCCGGCAAGACCCGCCGCCGCGGCCAGgtaggttggggtggggggcgggccgGTCTCAGCCTCCCTCCAGGTCTCCCGCTGGGGTCAGGACTGGACCGGGCCCCCCCATCCCTCTGACCACACGGGTGGGGTAGGCCGTCGTGAGTGCCCGCTGAGTGCCAGGGACCAAGCTGGGGGACTGGTTCAGGGTGCCGAGCGAGTGGGTGGCGGGACGGGGCCCACGTCTCTCAAGCTGTGATGCTTGTGCTGTTTCTGCCTCGAATCTCTGCGTCTTTGCTTAAGGACACTTTTCCAGAGTTGAACTGAGCTCGTGCCCTGTTGCATCGTGATTACCGCAGAAGCACGGAGGCCACTTTCTAACTGGTACTTTGGCAGATGATTTCTTTACGCCTCAGTGTCCCCTTTGTAAAATGGGACCTTGTGCCTGAGGGGATTGCTGTAGGGTGGAATGAGAGCCTGAATATGCCTGTCATGTGGGAAGGTCATAGTCAATGGGGCCTGGGGTTATCTTGGAGAGCAGATGACCAGCCTTATTCCTGAAGCAGCAGCCAGAATGTGACCCAAGTTTTCCCTGGCTGATAGCAGACAGGGTGTCCATGGGGCTCTAGGAGATCTGTTGGAGATCTAACCCCCACCCATCTCTAGGACACTTTAGCCCAAGCCAAGAATTTCAATGTCACCTGGACTTGGATTCAAGTCCCAGCTATTTTCTCTCCCTGGGAACTTGGGAAAACCCCTTCATCTTACTAAGCCTTcgttttttcatttgtaaaatggggctaacagTACCTATCTTCCATAACTGTCAAGAGAATTAAATCAGATATTATAGGTAAAGCACTTAACACCTGGCATTCAGTGGGAGCGGTTACTGTTTTTTCAGTGTGTGGAGATCTGAGTGCATGCATTTTGGCTTGAACACATTTTTGACAGTAGCATGGTTGTATAAGACAGGAGGGCAGAAGTTTCAAAGCTCCTTGTTTTCTGGTCAAACTTATTGGCCATGACAGTAGTCAGATCAGTGACCTGGGTCTAATGAATCTTTAACTGAAGGTGGCAAATTGAGTCATCAGGGTGAGGACCAGGAGTCTGGGTCCACCTCCACATGACTGAGCATAAAGGGCTACTTTTTAAAGCAAGGGCCCATGCAGGGCAAAGACTGTTTGGAATGAAGGCCAGacttagattaaaaacaaaacaggagaatgGGGTTTGCCTCTGAGTAAAGCCTGGAACTCAAACAGGACCTGAGCCCTGTTGATACCTTCTAAGTGATTTGAGAAAGGAAGACATAGCCATATTGACAATCACCAAGCTTTCCCAAGTAGTGAAAAGTCAAGCCCCTGCTTCtggcatttgttcattcaacagaGAGCAGTGTAGAGCCTTCTGTGTGCCagtcacaatgctatgaaaaagCAGTGAAAAGGACAGAGGTAGTCTTAGAACCCAGAGAGGAGACAGCCCAATGATGCCTGTCAGGCTTTGACCCTGCCCTTTGTCTGCAGTCTCTTCCCTCAGGTAGCCTGTACTTCAGCAGGAGAAACTAAATAATTACTGTCTGGAGAGGCTCATGGGAGTTGCTTCTAGAAGGCTGGGATAGCCTGGTAGGGGGTTTAGCTTGGTAATGTGAGCAGTGGAAAGCATTTTCACTAGGAGGTTAATAGGATCAAACTGGCCTTTAAAAATTTGCCTATGACAGCTGTGAAGCCAGTTTTACCAGTGGTCACTTGCCCATGCTGTGCCCCACTCTTAACTAATTTCTAGTCCTGCTTATTTTAAggccagcccagctcagctcagtATCACTTCAAGAAACTAGACAAAGGCAGGACCCTTGGTCTTTACAACAGTGGTCCCAATTGCTGGATCTTACTTACAACGTCATTGTTAATATCCGTCTCCCCTGACAGCAGGACGGCAGGACTGAATGTGTCTGATCTATACTGTTTGTCCAGTGCCTCAGAGATGTGCCAGGTACAGTGTAAACCTCTAGAAAGCACTGGTTGAAGGAACACTGGAATCCCTCCTATCTAGATTAGTGCCTGGCATGAAGTAGTCACTCTTCTAGAAATGCTTCATTACATGCattgaattgagaaaaaaaaaaaaagtcaccttatAAAATGTAACAGTGAAATAACTAATAAATGCAGACTACTTCTAGGAATGGCTGGTGGGCAAAAGGGCTTGGGCTGCAGCTCAGGGAACTTTGTGGATCTTGATGGTGGTTTTAGCTCCCTCTGTCCCCTAGGACCTAATTTTTTCTTCACAGGTTCTGATGCTGGTCTCTTGTAGAAGGTTGCTCACAGCTTTGCTGCAGGCTCAGAAGTGGCCCTTTCAACCCTCCCGAAATATGAGACTGGTGCAGTTCCAGGCACCCCACCTGATGGGACCTCACCTGGGCCTGGAATCAGGGAGTGGCGGGGGGTCATTAACCTCAACGCCTTTGACCCCACACTGCCCAAGACAATGGTGGAGTTCCTGGAGCAGGGAGAGGCCACTCTCTCGGTGGCAAGAAGGTAAATCAACAGGCAGCATAGCCCTACAGTGGCTGTCCTGCTACCCTCTTTCTCGTTCCACCCATTCCTGCCCTGGGAAACAACCAGCTAGTAACTTTTTTGCAAGTGAGCAGGTAACTCTACCTTTCCTTTCTCACCTGTTCTCTTAGTGAAGAGTCTTAGAAATCTTGTATGACAACATCCTCAGGCCCAGGGATGGTGATTAACTATCCCAAAGCCACATATTTGGTGGTGGAGCCAGAACTGCTTCATCACACTTGCCTTCCCCAGGGTATTAAGTTCCTGGCTGCCTGAGGAGTCTGGgacctgggagggggggggggggggggagggaaggtcTGGACTCTTGGCTCCTTGAAGGAGAGAGGACTGCAAAGAGGTGTTCTTATAGATAGTTCTTGGGTTTGGGCTAGATTAGGTAGGGACTTCCCCAAAGCCAGGATCCGTGTGGAATCTGATGAAATTAATTGAGAACCACTTTGAGTTATTATTTTTACACATTAAACCGGCAGAAATACAGACGTTTGGCAGCACACAGCGTTGGTGACGGTATGCTTCCTATACTGTCATAGTCTTGCAAGATTAGAAaccacagaggcacctgggtggctcagtcggttaagcgtccgacttcggctgaggtcgtgatctcacagtttgtgagttggagccccacgtcgggctctgtgctgacagctcagagcctggagcttgctttggattctgtgtctccctctccctctgcccctcccctgcttacaccctgtctctctttctctctccctctcaaaaaataaataataaaacattttaaaaaatttaaaaaagaaagaaactacttcTGTATCCCTCATCAGGTAATTGGGTGTATCTGTGTTGTGCAGGTATATACAGCCATAtgaaaaaagaggggaaagtaTATACTGTTATGGAGGGATctccaaaaatatgtatttatttatttttgagtttgagagagagtgcacatgcatgcgtgcatgcaaatagtagaggggcagagagagagagagagagagagagagagagagaatcccaagcaggctctgcactgtcagtacagagcccaacgtggggcttgaactcatgaaccgtgagatcatgacctaagctgaaatcaagagttggacgcttaactgagcgacccaggtgcccctaaaaaatacatgtatttttaaaaatgtatttggtgTCATTTGCCTAAAAAAAGGACAGGAGGAGCAGAGTATACATAGAGCAGCCATGAAGAGCTACACAGGACACAGTAGCTGTGTCCAAGGTTGGAGCAGGGTGACTAGGAGAAGGGGCAGTAGAGAGGCCTTTCCATTCTTCCCATTTGCACCTTTTGAATTCCTTACATGACATGTATTACCTAACAGGGGAAAGGAAATCaacatagataaaaataaagtgttctgATACCAAGGGACAATAGCTGGGTTTGATTTCCACATTGATTGTGATGGTTTATAGATCTAGAAGTATATAAttgtaagtttgtttatttgagagattatgcccaggaggggcagagaaagggggagagagaatctcaagcaggctccagttgtgagcgtggagcccactgcagggcttgaactcaagaaccatgaggtcatgacctgagctgaaaaagagttggacgcatgaccaactgagccacccaggcgcccctttaaagaGCAAAACTTGTGGCTGCTGCAGTACCTGCCCAGCGTGCCCAAGGGTTGCTGGCCTGCTCCCAATcagtccctctctcctgctcttgtcTCTGCAGAGCTCTGGCTGCCCAGTTGCCAGTCCTACCACGGTCAGAGGTGACCTTTCTGGCCCCTGTCACACGGCCAGACAAGGTGGTGTGTGTGGGAATGAATTATGTGGACCACTGCAAAGAGCAGAACGTTCCTGTGCCCAAGGAGCCCATCATCTTCAGCAAGTTTGCCAGTTCCATCGTGGGGCCCTACGACGAGGTCATCCTCCCACCCTTGAGCCAGGTCAGTGCTTCcttcctcactgccctccccagTCACCGGGGCCCAGCGCATGGGTGCTCAGCACTCAGGATGCCTAAAGAAGCCGCCTGTTGCTTAGTGTATTAAGCAGATACTACTGGGGACTATACAGTGGAAGGCTGGTctcaggagaaaaaggaattaacaTATCTTTTACTGATAACAAAAATAGTGCACCttcattgtagaaaaataaaatttagcatgCATCTTCTAAGAGTAAGCAGTGTCCTGCATGACCGTAATAGCCACTATCACCACTAAGAAAATTAACATAATACCCATTATATGGTCCAATTGGGAATATTCCCAATTGCCTCCAAAGAGGATTTCTAATTTGGGtacggttttattttttgttgaacCAGGGTTAGTCAAGGCCACACATTGTACTTGGCTATGTCTCTTTAGGGCTTTTAATCTAAACAGGGATCCACAGACTTTCTCAGAGGGTCAGTTAGCAAATAATAGACTCTGAATGCTATAGAGTGTCTGTTGCAACAACTCAGCTTTGCCACTGTCATGGAAAAGCAGCCGTGGCTGATACATAAATGAGTGAatatggctgtgttccaggaaAACTTTATAAAAGCAGGCAGTGAACTGGATCCGGCCTGTGGGCCATAGTTTGGTGATTTCTGATAGCAAACAGTCCCCCTGCCATTTTCTAGCTTTCGTGACACTGATTTTTTGAAGAATCCTGACAAGTTCTCTTAGCATATCCCGCACTCTGGATTTGTcggtttcctcatgattagatttaaatgtttttgtcaaGGATTTTACATAGTTCATTTGGACTGCTGTAACagaatatcacagactgggtggcttataaacaacgaatttctcacagttctggaggctgggaagtccaggatcaaggtgctGATACATTTGGTGCTTGGTTCATGAACTACTGTCTTTTTGCAGtttcctcacatggtagaagggcaagaatctcttttataagggcactaacccTGTTCATGATATGAATGCAGTCTGTACCAACAGATGTGCATCACACCCCATTGAGAGGCCATTTGATCACTTGGTTTACTTGATGTTCACGATCTCTTCGTTGGAAAGGTGCCTTTCACTGTGGTAATTAAGCAGTCTGTAGGGTAGTAATTTGAGAACCTGTGACTATTCTTATTGCCACATAGCTTTTCATTCAGGGATCCTCACCTGAATCCATTATTGTATGTATTAGGGGTTAGAAAAAGGTGATCTTTCTGTCATGCCGCCTCTACTCTTATTAGCTGGCATCCTGTGAAGAAAAGCTGCCTCCCTTTTTATACTCCTGTCCCTAGCAGGgtgtatttctgatttttatttttacccagTTTGTTGTAATCTATCACttacattctttttgatattCAAATGCTCTCAATTTGGCCAGTGGGTCTCCAAGTGGGGCTCCAAGTTGGCCCCATCCCTGTCACTTTTTGAGTACTTCCCTTGCTTTCTGGCCAAGATATTCCAGGCTTATCTTGTATTCTGTCTCAGACCTGGAATTTGCCATTTCCCCTAAGAAACCTAGTTCTGTCTAGTGGGAAGCAATCCTAGAGACCAAGATCAGGTGTTGGGGTGCTCAGATCAACTGGTTGTTACCATTAGAACGAGCAACCAGTTTGAAAGGCTAAGTTGTATCTGTTTTATAGTTGTACTTTGCAGATTATGGGAAAGGCTGAGcaggttttcctttttctgtggccatgctcatttcttttcatttaaatgagttaatacccGAAAGCATATAGAATGCTATTGGCGTGCAGTAGGGCTAGCTGTTATTACTTGGTATTCACCCTTTTTTGAAGGCATCAAGTCACTTGTAAATTCAGTGCCCAGACTCCTCTTGCCTTCTGCAGTCACAGTGGAGAGCTGTGCCCGCATGGAGTGGTATTACCTGCCAGTGCTCGAGGATTATGGGTCTACAAGCCACACTTCCCCCTCCTTCACTACATCTGGCTCATGGTGAACACATATGTGGGCCCACAGCCACTCCCCACTGTTAGAGACCCAGGGCCTGAGGCAGGGTGGTGCATACCCCTCAGCATGGGAATGGAGCCAGGCAGCCCACTGCTTCTCTCTTTACAGGAGGTGGACTGGGAGGTGGAGCTGGCTGTGATCATTGGAAGGAAAGGCAAGCACATCAAGGTAAGGTGGAAGAGGAGTGGCCAGCGGTCTGTGGCATTGGGAAATGGTTGGCAACTACCTGCTCCCAGCCTTATTCCTTGCCCATC
This region includes:
- the FAHD2A gene encoding LOW QUALITY PROTEIN: fumarylacetoacetate hydrolase domain-containing protein 2A (The sequence of the model RefSeq protein was modified relative to this genomic sequence to represent the inferred CDS: inserted 1 base in 1 codon); translation: MLVSCRRLLTALLQAQKWPFQPSRNMRLVQFQAPHLMGPHLGLESGSGGGXINLNAFDPTLPKTMVEFLEQGEATLSVARRALAAQLPVLPRSEVTFLAPVTRPDKVVCVGMNYVDHCKEQNVPVPKEPIIFSKFASSIVGPYDEVILPPLSQEVDWEVELAVIIGRKGKHIKATDAMAHVAGFTVAHDVSARDWQMRRNGKQWLLGKTFDTFCPLGPALVTKDSIADPHNLKICCRVNGEVVQSSNTNQMVFKTEELIAWVSQFVTLYPGDVILTGTPPGVGVFRKPPVFLKKGDEVQCEIEELGVIINKVV